A stretch of the Ptiloglossa arizonensis isolate GNS036 chromosome 1, iyPtiAriz1_principal, whole genome shotgun sequence genome encodes the following:
- the Bugz gene encoding bub3 interacting GLEBS and Zinc finger domain protein isoform X1 has protein sequence MGRKKKKQSRPWCWYCNREFEDEKILIQHQKAKHFKCHICHKKLYTGPGLSIHCMQVHKEAIDKVPNSLPNRSNIEIEIYGMEGIPPNDAKEHERQRNGGRPGSPSSGEDEPVRKKAKPEGLLGSAPGAMPTGSNMMPGVMQGMAAHPGMPPMGQFPPPMHHMMGPMGPVGPPFMGPGMMPGMPGMPPGIQPPVSGASIPPARPLFPSAAAVSTAASTAVTSPLGTDFKPITSVAGGSIGPIKPTFPAYSNADSNTTSSNNIGSDQKVNLIATTSAAIKIIHPPEDLSLEEIRARLPKYQRRQTEETRNVQADATQQAAVLQQQQQQQQQQAAAANAAAAFQDQQQRQQAALNALQQQQRFQRPPQAVMVPASAAMPVSSVALMAPLMRPTMTLAAPALIHGGNMMRPPPMGLPPGMIGALPPGAMHPAFAAPMGFPGAPMLAPMMHPRFR, from the exons ATGGGAcgtaagaagaagaagcagtcgAGGCCCTGGTGCTG GTATTGTAATCGAGAATTCGAAGATGAGAAGATTCTCATTCAGCATCAAAAAGCAAAACATTTCAAATGTCACATTTGTCACAAAAAACTTTATACGGGACCAGGCCTTAGTATACATTGTATGCAG gtACATAAAGAAGCAATAGATAAGGTACCTAATTCTTTGCCAAATCGTAGCaatattgaaatagaaatttatggTATGGAAGGTATACCACCAAATGATGCAAAAGAACATGAAAGGCAAAGGAATGGAGGCAGACCTGGTTCGCCAAGCTCTGGTGAAGATGAACCTGTTCGAAAAAAGGCAAAGCCAGAGGGTTTGTTGGGTTCTGCACCAGGTGCAATGCCTACAGGTTCAAACATGATGCCAGGTGTAATGCAAGGTATGGCAGCTCATCCGGGTATGCCACCAATGGGACAGTTCCCACCACCCATGCACCATATGATGGGACCTATGGGTCCTGTAGGTCCACCTTTCATGGGACCTgg TATGATGCCTGGAATGCCAGGTATGCCTCCAGGTATACAACCACCAGTGTCAGGTGCATCTATTCCACCGGCTCGACCATTATTTCCAAGTGCTGCAGCTGTTTCAACAGCTGCTTCTACAGCTGTAACTTCTCCTCTGGGCACAGACTTTAAACCAATTACGTCAGTAGCTGGTGGTTCTATAGGACCTATTAAGCCAACATTCCCTGCTTACAGTAATGCTGATAGTAATACCACCAGTAGTAATAATATTGGAAGTGATCAAAAAGTAAATCTTATAGCAACTACTAGTGCTgctattaaaattattcatcCACCAGAGGATCTTAGTTTA GAGGAAATTAGAGCAAGACTTCCAAAATATCAACGGCGGCAAACTGAAGAAACTCGAAATGTACAGGCTGATGCTACTCAGCAAGCTGCAGTTttacagcagcagcagcaacaacaacaacaacaagctGCAGCTGCTAATGCAGCTGCTGCATTTCAGGATCAACAACAAAGACAACAAGCTGCATTAAATGCTCTTCAACAACAACAAAGATTTCAGAGACCCCCACAGGCAGTTATGGTTCCTGCATCTGCTGCAATGCCTGTTAGTTCTGTTGCTCTGATGGCACCGCTTATGCGGCCTACTATGACCCTTGCTGCACCTGCTCTGATTCATGGAGGTAACATGATGCGTCCGCCCCCCATGGGCCTGCCACCAG
- the Bugz gene encoding bub3 interacting GLEBS and Zinc finger domain protein isoform X2: protein MGRKKKKQSRPWCWYCNREFEDEKILIQHQKAKHFKCHICHKKLYTGPGLSIHCMQVHKEAIDKVPNSLPNRSNIEIEIYGMEGIPPNDAKEHERQRNGGRPGSPSSGEDEPVRKKAKPEGLLGSAPGAMPTGSNMMPGVMQGMAAHPGMPPMGQFPPPMHHMMGPMGPVGPPFMGPGMMPGMPGMPPGIQPPVSGASIPPARPLFPSAAAVSTAASTAVTSPLGTDFKPITSVAGGSIGPIKPTFPAYSNADSNTTSSNNIGSDQKVNLIATTSAAIKIIHPPEDLSLEEIRARLPKYQRRQTEETRNVQADATQQAAVLQQQQQQQQQQAAAANAAAAFQDQQQRQQAALNALQQQQRFQRPPQAVMVPASAAMPVSSVALMAPLMRPTMTLAAPALIHGGNMMRPPPMGLPPGGSSGQRYCICSDSFNAGQPHFDFGHITTLWT from the exons ATGGGAcgtaagaagaagaagcagtcgAGGCCCTGGTGCTG GTATTGTAATCGAGAATTCGAAGATGAGAAGATTCTCATTCAGCATCAAAAAGCAAAACATTTCAAATGTCACATTTGTCACAAAAAACTTTATACGGGACCAGGCCTTAGTATACATTGTATGCAG gtACATAAAGAAGCAATAGATAAGGTACCTAATTCTTTGCCAAATCGTAGCaatattgaaatagaaatttatggTATGGAAGGTATACCACCAAATGATGCAAAAGAACATGAAAGGCAAAGGAATGGAGGCAGACCTGGTTCGCCAAGCTCTGGTGAAGATGAACCTGTTCGAAAAAAGGCAAAGCCAGAGGGTTTGTTGGGTTCTGCACCAGGTGCAATGCCTACAGGTTCAAACATGATGCCAGGTGTAATGCAAGGTATGGCAGCTCATCCGGGTATGCCACCAATGGGACAGTTCCCACCACCCATGCACCATATGATGGGACCTATGGGTCCTGTAGGTCCACCTTTCATGGGACCTgg TATGATGCCTGGAATGCCAGGTATGCCTCCAGGTATACAACCACCAGTGTCAGGTGCATCTATTCCACCGGCTCGACCATTATTTCCAAGTGCTGCAGCTGTTTCAACAGCTGCTTCTACAGCTGTAACTTCTCCTCTGGGCACAGACTTTAAACCAATTACGTCAGTAGCTGGTGGTTCTATAGGACCTATTAAGCCAACATTCCCTGCTTACAGTAATGCTGATAGTAATACCACCAGTAGTAATAATATTGGAAGTGATCAAAAAGTAAATCTTATAGCAACTACTAGTGCTgctattaaaattattcatcCACCAGAGGATCTTAGTTTA GAGGAAATTAGAGCAAGACTTCCAAAATATCAACGGCGGCAAACTGAAGAAACTCGAAATGTACAGGCTGATGCTACTCAGCAAGCTGCAGTTttacagcagcagcagcaacaacaacaacaacaagctGCAGCTGCTAATGCAGCTGCTGCATTTCAGGATCAACAACAAAGACAACAAGCTGCATTAAATGCTCTTCAACAACAACAAAGATTTCAGAGACCCCCACAGGCAGTTATGGTTCCTGCATCTGCTGCAATGCCTGTTAGTTCTGTTGCTCTGATGGCACCGCTTATGCGGCCTACTATGACCCTTGCTGCACCTGCTCTGATTCATGGAGGTAACATGATGCGTCCGCCCCCCATGGGCCTGCCACCAG GTGGGTCGAGCGGCCAACGATATTGCATCTGTTCTGATTCCTTCAACGCCGGACAGCCACACTTTGATTTTGGACACATCACGACTCTTTGGACGTGA